The following coding sequences are from one Streptomyces sp. NBC_01485 window:
- a CDS encoding DUF456 domain-containing protein, with amino-acid sequence MGVSELLLVGVVILLGLCGVLVPGVPGSWLVWAAVLWWALEDPQPVAWGVLVGATVALFLSQVVRWALPPRRLRESGATPRMAVYAGVGAFLGFFLVPVLGAIPGFMGGIYLSERLRLGRHGEARAALRTAMRSGGSSVLAELFTCLLIMGAWLGAVLWG; translated from the coding sequence ATGGGAGTGTCGGAACTCCTGCTGGTCGGAGTGGTCATTCTGCTCGGCCTGTGCGGAGTGCTGGTGCCCGGCGTGCCGGGATCGTGGCTGGTGTGGGCCGCGGTTCTGTGGTGGGCGCTGGAGGATCCGCAGCCGGTGGCCTGGGGCGTGCTGGTCGGGGCCACGGTGGCGCTGTTCCTGTCCCAGGTGGTGCGCTGGGCCCTGCCGCCCCGTCGGCTGCGCGAGAGCGGCGCGACCCCCCGTATGGCGGTGTACGCGGGGGTCGGCGCGTTCCTCGGCTTCTTCCTGGTCCCGGTGCTCGGCGCGATCCCCGGCTTCATGGGCGGCATCTACCTCTCCGAACGCCTCCGCCTCGGCCGCCACGGCGAGGCGCGGGCGGCCCTGCGCACGGCGATGCGCTCGGGCGGCTCCAGCGTCCTCGCGGAACTGTTCACGTGCCTGCTGATCATGGGCGCGTGGCTGGGCGCGGTGCTGTGGGGATGA
- a CDS encoding AlkA N-terminal domain-containing protein, protein MTDQDTRYEAVCSRDARFDGEFFFAVETTGIYCRPSCPAVTPKRHNVRFFATAAAAQGSGFRACRRCRPDAVPGSADWNVRADVVGRAMRLIGDGVVDREGVTGLADRLGYSARQVQRQLTAEVGAGPVALARAQRAHTARVLLQTTGLPVTEIAFASGFASVRQFNDTVRAVYAATPTALRTAVRASRRTATPSAGIPLRLAHRGPYHAGAVFDLLGREAVAGVEEVSGPAGRRTYRRTLRLPYGTGIVAVDERPGDPGRATAVHPGGWLDARLHLTDPRDLTTAVQRLRRLFDLDADPYAVDERLGADPRLAPLVAARPGLRAPGAADPEEYAVRALVGRTEAERLVRAHGKTLDAPCGTLTHLFPEPAVLAEPETETEPETESEHGSRSGPGSGGPLGALAAALADGTVRLDPGVDRDDAQAALFALPGLDARTIAAIRARALGDPDVAPPGADVPDTWRPWRTYALHHLRAAEER, encoded by the coding sequence ATGACGGACCAGGACACGAGGTACGAGGCGGTGTGCAGCCGGGACGCCCGGTTCGACGGCGAGTTCTTCTTCGCCGTCGAGACGACCGGCATCTACTGCCGGCCCAGTTGCCCCGCCGTGACGCCGAAACGCCACAACGTGCGGTTCTTCGCGACGGCCGCCGCCGCGCAGGGCTCGGGATTCCGGGCCTGCCGGCGGTGCCGTCCGGACGCCGTCCCGGGCTCGGCCGACTGGAACGTACGCGCCGACGTCGTGGGCCGCGCCATGCGGCTGATCGGCGACGGCGTCGTCGACCGCGAGGGCGTCACCGGGCTCGCCGACCGGCTCGGCTACAGCGCCCGCCAGGTGCAGCGCCAGCTCACCGCCGAAGTCGGCGCGGGACCGGTCGCCCTCGCCCGGGCGCAGCGCGCCCACACCGCGCGGGTCCTGCTCCAGACGACCGGTCTGCCGGTCACCGAGATCGCCTTCGCGTCCGGGTTCGCCAGCGTGCGCCAGTTCAACGACACCGTCCGGGCCGTGTACGCGGCGACCCCGACCGCGCTGCGGACCGCCGTCCGCGCGAGCCGCCGCACCGCCACCCCGTCCGCCGGGATCCCGCTGCGCCTCGCCCACCGCGGCCCGTACCACGCGGGTGCCGTGTTCGACCTGCTGGGACGGGAAGCCGTGGCCGGCGTGGAGGAGGTGAGCGGACCGGCCGGCCGCCGCACCTACCGCCGTACGCTGCGGCTGCCGTACGGCACCGGGATCGTCGCCGTCGACGAGCGGCCGGGCGACCCCGGCCGGGCCACGGCCGTCCACCCCGGTGGCTGGCTCGACGCCCGGCTGCATCTCACCGACCCGCGCGACCTCACCACCGCCGTCCAGCGGCTGCGGCGGCTGTTCGACCTCGACGCCGACCCGTACGCCGTCGACGAGCGCCTCGGCGCCGATCCACGGCTCGCCCCGCTGGTCGCCGCCCGGCCCGGACTACGAGCGCCGGGGGCCGCCGACCCGGAGGAGTACGCCGTACGGGCGCTGGTGGGGCGGACGGAGGCGGAACGCCTCGTCCGCGCCCACGGCAAGACCCTCGACGCGCCCTGCGGAACTCTCACCCACCTCTTCCCCGAGCCGGCCGTCCTCGCCGAACCCGAAACCGAAACCGAACCCGAAACCGAATCCGAGCACGGGTCCAGGTCCGGGCCCGGGTCCGGTGGGCCGTTGGGCGCGCTCGCCGCCGCCCTCGCCGACGGCACCGTACGCCTCGACCCGGGCGTCGACCGGGACGACGCCCAGGCAGCGCTGTTCGCACTGCCCGGCCTCGACGCCCGTACGATCGCGGCGATCCGCGCCCGTGCCCTCGGCGACCCCGACGTCGCGCCGCCCGGCGCGGACGTCCCCGACACCTGGCGCCCCTGGCGCACCTACGCCCTGCACCACCTGCGCGCCGCGGAGGAACGATGA
- a CDS encoding GntR family transcriptional regulator, with amino-acid sequence MEQSAQGSTSTGTPAGPGGDGRAVRVPAQSRAGFGEGADRERCGPTGDARGEHTHSEIPIPRPRPVVQRASVRGQILDALRTALVAGELRPGEVYSAPVLGDRFGVSATPVREAMQQLALEGAVEVVPNRGFRVIVRGTRELAELAEVRALIEVPVMLRLARTVPAERWAELRPLAEASMCAAASGCPVTYAEADRVFHRSMLALSGNEQLAGIAEDLHRRSQWPLVGGAVSRGRADLVADATEHVALLEALTVRDLDGVRALVRGHFAGAA; translated from the coding sequence GTGGAGCAGAGTGCGCAGGGCTCCACGAGTACGGGAACTCCGGCCGGGCCGGGGGGCGACGGCCGTGCTGTCCGGGTGCCGGCGCAGTCGCGCGCCGGGTTCGGGGAGGGCGCGGACCGTGAGCGGTGCGGGCCGACGGGCGACGCGCGCGGCGAGCACACGCACAGCGAGATCCCCATCCCGCGTCCCCGGCCGGTCGTCCAGCGTGCCTCGGTGCGCGGTCAGATCCTCGACGCCCTGCGCACCGCGCTCGTCGCCGGGGAACTGCGGCCGGGCGAGGTGTACTCGGCGCCGGTGCTCGGGGACCGCTTCGGCGTCTCCGCGACGCCGGTCCGGGAGGCGATGCAGCAGCTCGCGCTGGAGGGCGCCGTCGAGGTCGTCCCCAACCGGGGGTTCCGGGTGATCGTGCGGGGCACGCGCGAACTCGCCGAACTGGCCGAGGTGCGGGCGCTGATCGAGGTTCCCGTGATGCTGCGGCTGGCCCGTACGGTGCCTGCCGAGAGGTGGGCGGAGCTGCGGCCCCTCGCCGAGGCGAGCATGTGCGCGGCGGCCTCCGGCTGTCCGGTCACGTACGCGGAGGCCGACCGTGTCTTCCACCGGTCGATGCTCGCGCTCTCCGGCAACGAGCAGTTGGCCGGGATCGCCGAGGATCTGCATCGGCGGTCGCAGTGGCCGCTGGTCGGCGGGGCCGTCTCGCGCGGACGCGCCGATCTCGTGGCGGACGCGACGGAGCACGTGGCTCTGCTGGAGGCGTTGACGGTGCGGGACTTGGACGGGGTGCGGGCGCTGGTGCGTGGGCACTTCGCCGGCGCGGCCTGA
- the rsgA gene encoding ribosome small subunit-dependent GTPase A, whose amino-acid sequence MSFSSLPGSSSSSSHPLAVYGWDADWEAEFVPYAEQGLLPGRVVRVDRGQCDVVTPVGTVRADTEFVVPRDPMKVVCTGDWVAVDPEGSDPRYVRTLLPRRTAFVRSTSSKRSEGQVLATNIDHVVICVSLAVELDLGRIERYLALAMSCSSGEALLRKSALSWESGAQPVVVLTKADLVPDPVALSYLVQDVETSAPGVPVLSVRALDGEGVEELAVLLGRGTSVLLGASGAGKSTLANALAGADIMDVRATRDMDGKGRHTTTTRNLLPLPGGGVLIDTPGLRGVGLWNAGGGVGQVFSEIEEFARDCRFQDCAHESEPGCAVRAAVDEGELPLRRLESYRKLVRENQWIVAKSDARMRAGFRQDWKRKQAEGRAGWEAKRGRGHVFEA is encoded by the coding sequence TTGTCTTTCTCTTCTCTCCCGGGTTCGTCCTCGTCTTCCTCGCATCCGCTCGCCGTCTACGGCTGGGATGCGGACTGGGAGGCCGAGTTCGTCCCGTATGCCGAGCAGGGTCTTCTGCCCGGCCGTGTCGTGCGGGTCGACCGCGGCCAGTGCGATGTCGTCACCCCGGTCGGTACCGTCCGTGCCGACACCGAGTTCGTCGTTCCCCGTGACCCGATGAAGGTCGTGTGCACGGGGGACTGGGTAGCCGTCGACCCGGAAGGCAGCGATCCGCGATACGTGCGGACGCTCCTGCCACGCCGTACCGCCTTCGTGCGCTCGACCTCGTCGAAGCGTTCCGAGGGCCAGGTGCTGGCCACTAACATCGATCACGTCGTCATCTGTGTGTCGCTCGCGGTCGAACTCGACCTCGGGCGGATCGAGCGGTACCTGGCACTGGCCATGTCCTGTTCGAGCGGTGAGGCACTGCTGCGTAAGTCGGCGCTCTCCTGGGAGTCGGGCGCCCAGCCCGTCGTCGTGCTCACCAAGGCCGACCTGGTGCCCGACCCGGTCGCGCTGTCCTACCTCGTGCAGGACGTGGAGACCAGCGCGCCCGGCGTGCCCGTGCTCAGCGTCCGCGCCCTCGACGGCGAGGGCGTCGAGGAGCTCGCCGTACTCCTCGGCCGGGGCACCTCCGTGCTGCTGGGGGCGTCCGGCGCGGGCAAGTCGACGCTGGCCAACGCGCTGGCCGGCGCGGACATCATGGACGTCCGCGCCACCCGCGACATGGACGGCAAGGGGCGGCACACCACCACCACCCGCAACCTGCTGCCGCTGCCCGGCGGGGGCGTCCTCATCGACACGCCCGGGCTGCGCGGCGTCGGCCTCTGGAACGCCGGCGGCGGCGTCGGGCAGGTCTTCTCGGAGATCGAGGAGTTCGCCCGGGACTGCCGGTTCCAGGACTGCGCGCACGAGTCCGAGCCGGGGTGCGCGGTGCGGGCGGCCGTCGACGAGGGGGAACTGCCCCTGCGACGGCTGGAGAGCTACCGCAAGCTGGTCCGGGAGAACCAGTGGATCGTCGCCAAGTCCGACGCCCGCATGCGCGCCGGGTTCCGCCAGGACTGGAAGCGCAAGCAGGCCGAAGGCCGGGCCGGGTGGGAGGCGAAGCGCGGGCGGGGGCACGTGTTCGAGGCGTAG
- a CDS encoding transcriptional regulator → MSTDDGVGDVTEFAALLTELKGRTERSYGSLARRLGMNTSTLHRYCAGEAVPQEFAPVERLAEFCGATPEERLELHRRWLRAVAARQQRAARSTAATPETLETSETSETPETSETPEAASAVTEPRKPDEQQAPRRRWYRRRRTTVLVGVACALLATLGSLSALPGGGSHPSASDDPAGSSRPSGSATAPYGTTSPHPTPTPALTTSPTTSPAPGATSSFPSPDTVAGTGGKASAPATGVPLAWTADSQVWALNCSHDYVIGRPPAQVPPPPAEQDAGPWAAAQGAVHGRETNVEISVQGRSSTAVVLTALRVRVVGRSAPAPGTVYTMDQGCGGSLSKRYFAVDLDKDRPVAHSVAGNDAGTPIPAVSLPYRVSSTDPEVLLVTARTDTCDCDWYLELDWSSQGRTGTVRVDDHGRPFRTSGIKGLPRYWYGSDNGERKWVPATD, encoded by the coding sequence GTGTCGACCGACGACGGTGTGGGCGATGTGACGGAGTTCGCCGCGTTACTGACGGAACTGAAGGGGCGCACGGAGCGCAGCTACGGCTCCCTCGCGCGCCGGCTGGGCATGAACACCTCGACGCTGCACCGGTACTGCGCGGGGGAAGCGGTTCCTCAGGAATTCGCGCCCGTGGAACGGCTCGCGGAGTTCTGCGGAGCGACACCGGAGGAACGCCTCGAACTGCACCGGCGGTGGCTGCGAGCGGTGGCGGCACGGCAACAGCGGGCGGCGCGAAGCACGGCGGCGACTCCTGAGACACTCGAAACATCGGAAACATCGGAAACACCGGAAACGTCGGAAACACCGGAAGCGGCTTCGGCAGTTACGGAGCCTCGGAAGCCGGACGAGCAACAGGCACCGCGTCGCCGTTGGTACCGCCGTCGGCGCACCACGGTCCTCGTCGGTGTCGCCTGCGCGCTCCTTGCCACCCTCGGCAGCCTCTCCGCGCTGCCCGGCGGCGGCAGCCACCCGTCGGCTTCCGACGACCCGGCCGGCTCCTCCCGCCCCTCCGGATCCGCGACCGCCCCTTACGGGACGACGTCCCCTCACCCCACCCCCACCCCCGCACTCACCACAAGCCCGACCACCTCCCCCGCACCTGGCGCCACCTCGTCCTTCCCCTCCCCGGACACCGTCGCGGGAACCGGCGGCAAGGCTTCGGCCCCCGCGACGGGCGTACCGCTCGCCTGGACCGCCGACTCCCAGGTCTGGGCGCTCAACTGCAGCCATGACTACGTCATCGGCAGACCGCCGGCACAGGTTCCGCCGCCCCCGGCGGAGCAGGACGCCGGGCCGTGGGCGGCGGCCCAGGGCGCCGTGCACGGGCGCGAGACCAACGTGGAGATCTCGGTGCAGGGCCGCAGCTCGACGGCCGTCGTCCTGACGGCGTTGCGGGTGCGGGTCGTCGGCCGCAGCGCACCCGCGCCGGGCACCGTGTACACCATGGACCAGGGCTGCGGCGGCTCGCTGAGCAAGCGTTACTTCGCGGTCGACCTGGACAAGGACCGCCCCGTGGCGCACTCGGTCGCCGGCAACGACGCGGGCACGCCGATCCCGGCGGTGAGCCTGCCCTACCGGGTGTCCAGCACGGACCCGGAGGTGTTGCTGGTCACGGCGCGGACGGACACCTGCGACTGCGACTGGTACCTCGAACTCGACTGGTCGTCCCAGGGCCGCACCGGGACGGTCCGCGTCGACGACCACGGCCGCCCGTTCCGCACCAGCGGCATCAAGGGCCTGCCCCGTTACTGGTACGGCTCGGACAACGGGGAGCGCAAGTGGGTCCCGGCGACCGACTGA
- a CDS encoding methylated-DNA--[protein]-cysteine S-methyltransferase, producing the protein MTTPTDPTGLTYYTSVDSPLGPLLLTADPSGVLTSLSVPGQKGGRTVRDGWRHDPGPFRAAEEQLAAYFAAELTEFRLPLRGDGTEFRERVWAALDSVPYGATTTYGEIAARVGASRMAVRAVGGAIGANPLLILRPCHRVIGADGSLTGYAGGLERKVRLLTLEGSLRAAPPGHVIPTAPRPATRP; encoded by the coding sequence ATGACCACCCCGACCGACCCGACCGGCCTGACGTACTACACCAGCGTGGACAGCCCGCTCGGCCCCCTGCTGCTCACCGCCGACCCTTCCGGCGTGCTGACCTCCCTCTCCGTACCCGGGCAGAAGGGCGGCCGGACCGTGCGGGACGGCTGGCGGCACGACCCCGGGCCGTTCCGCGCCGCCGAAGAACAGCTCGCCGCCTACTTCGCCGCCGAGCTGACGGAGTTCCGGCTTCCGCTGCGCGGCGACGGCACCGAGTTCCGCGAGCGGGTCTGGGCCGCCCTCGACTCCGTGCCCTACGGGGCGACCACGACGTACGGCGAGATCGCCGCCCGCGTCGGCGCGTCGCGGATGGCCGTACGGGCCGTCGGCGGAGCGATCGGAGCGAATCCGCTGCTGATCCTGCGGCCCTGCCACCGGGTGATCGGCGCCGACGGCTCGCTGACGGGATACGCGGGCGGCCTGGAACGCAAGGTGCGGCTGCTCACCCTGGAGGGCTCGCTCCGGGCGGCACCCCCCGGGCACGTCATCCCCACAGCACCGCGCCCAGCCACGCGCCCATGA
- a CDS encoding ATP-binding protein, with the protein MERQARGSGPATIASTSATGRTGEDTAEDGAEQDRAPQLSRRLGRSDLRAVPEARRAVRELLRDWGRPGRSETAELLTSELVTNALVHTDDDAVLTATVSPSGLRVEVRDCAARRPRPRFPSSDDGTHGRGLVLVESLADTWGVRAQGGGKVVWFELEADAA; encoded by the coding sequence ATGGAGAGGCAGGCACGGGGAAGCGGTCCGGCGACGATCGCGAGCACCTCGGCGACGGGACGGACAGGGGAGGACACGGCCGAGGACGGGGCGGAGCAGGACCGGGCGCCTCAGCTCAGCCGGCGACTCGGACGGTCGGATCTACGCGCGGTGCCCGAGGCGCGCCGGGCGGTGCGGGAGCTGTTGCGGGACTGGGGAAGGCCCGGCCGGTCGGAGACGGCGGAACTGCTGACCAGCGAACTCGTCACCAACGCGCTCGTGCACACCGACGACGACGCGGTCCTGACGGCCACCGTCTCGCCGTCCGGCCTGCGGGTGGAGGTGCGGGACTGCGCGGCCCGCCGCCCCCGGCCGAGATTCCCGAGCTCCGACGACGGCACGCACGGCCGGGGCCTGGTCCTGGTGGAGTCCCTCGCGGACACCTGGGGCGTACGGGCACAGGGCGGCGGCAAGGTCGTCTGGTTCGAGCTGGAGGCCGACGCCGCCTGA
- a CDS encoding DUF2637 domain-containing protein, giving the protein MRLTDISLNWLLPGAVLLLGMLAAVAVLARGKRSSGADANADDSWERTEERRRRKEAIYGTASYVLLFCCAAVAAALSFHGLVGFGETNLGLTGGWEYLVPFGLDGAAMFCSVLAVREASHGDAALGSRILVWTFAGAAAWFNWVHAPRGLGHAGAPHFFAGMSLSAAVLFDRALKQTRRAALREQGLVPRPLPQIRVVRWVRAPRETYKAWSLMLLENVRSLDEAVDEVRDDKARKEETRLRRREQQRVERAQLKAISRGHGRFPGRGGGGGGGGRQVEAQAALERATAERVSAEPAIANSAEQLPTRSRHSLQPVRQGADPMITVDLTAEDDTMALPRLDSLERKLKDLEQQFG; this is encoded by the coding sequence ATGAGACTGACCGACATATCGCTGAACTGGCTGCTTCCCGGCGCCGTACTGCTCCTGGGCATGCTGGCGGCTGTGGCGGTGCTCGCGCGCGGCAAGCGCTCCTCCGGGGCAGACGCGAACGCGGACGACTCGTGGGAGCGCACCGAGGAGCGCCGCAGGCGCAAGGAAGCCATATACGGAACCGCCTCCTACGTCCTTCTGTTCTGCTGTGCGGCCGTCGCCGCCGCGCTCTCCTTCCACGGCCTGGTCGGCTTCGGCGAGACGAACCTCGGCCTCACCGGCGGCTGGGAATACCTGGTGCCGTTCGGCCTGGACGGCGCGGCGATGTTCTGCTCCGTGCTCGCGGTGCGCGAGGCCAGCCACGGTGACGCGGCGCTCGGCTCCCGGATACTCGTGTGGACGTTCGCGGGTGCCGCGGCCTGGTTCAACTGGGTGCACGCGCCCAGGGGCCTGGGCCACGCTGGCGCCCCGCACTTCTTCGCCGGTATGTCGCTGTCGGCGGCCGTGCTCTTCGACCGGGCCCTGAAGCAGACCCGCCGGGCCGCGCTGCGCGAGCAGGGCCTGGTGCCCCGTCCGCTGCCGCAGATCCGCGTCGTGCGCTGGGTGCGTGCTCCCCGTGAGACCTACAAGGCCTGGTCGCTGATGCTGCTGGAGAACGTGCGCAGCCTGGACGAGGCCGTCGACGAGGTCCGCGACGACAAGGCCCGCAAAGAGGAGACCAGGCTGCGTCGCCGCGAGCAGCAGCGTGTCGAGCGTGCGCAGTTGAAGGCGATCAGCCGAGGTCACGGCCGCTTTCCCGGTCGTGGCGGCGGCGGTGGCGGCGGTGGCCGTCAGGTGGAGGCCCAGGCCGCCCTGGAGCGGGCCACGGCCGAGCGTGTCTCCGCGGAGCCTGCCATAGCGAACTCGGCGGAGCAGTTGCCCACCCGCTCGCGGCACTCCCTGCAGCCCGTTCGCCAGGGCGCTGACCCGATGATCACCGTCGACCTCACCGCGGAGGACGACACCATGGCTCTGCCGCGCCTCGACTCCCTGGAGCGCAAGCTCAAGGACCTGGAGCAGCAGTTCGGCTGA
- a CDS encoding PP2C family serine/threonine-protein phosphatase, protein MSQQGGRTTGHEDDDWWGQLYDDSTEDTGPTPATDSLDDRFASAAGTVRSASTAGDTGGAGEGVGTGAAGSVPGPRPEPPGPDGGRTDWWTSQDAPPTASPPTAPEGTVPRPRGGRAPDVTPGTHPPERHRAPWEPPSDTPPDPTNVPSGPLPPGFAERAPHGPAPSATGDHTPTKPPPAASKPPAPPSPPAPSTPPPTPPPPSPLPPPPALPPRPTPKDYVGSGPPTYDAQPTALPLADPDDLDDLVADTVLDGARYGAFALRAVSVRGDSARYRGEPRRDSLLTARFGTGDDALILVAMATGARATPGAHRAAAEVCRWIGRAVGRSHVRLAQDIRAARRGDLKSGLHRLTDRSLGRLRAGAAEQGLEPDEYAATLRCLLLPADPACRTRVFFGVGAGGLFRLRGGVWRDIEPRVGEVAGEPVVGFGSLPAETPEGDRLTMDLGITTPPNPYDPDPDPEPPREPFRFRASVARPGDTLLMCTGGLAEPLRGEPDLSAHLTGRWSGPTPPALAAFLADTQVRVKGYADDRTAAAVWEA, encoded by the coding sequence ATGAGCCAGCAGGGGGGAAGGACCACCGGTCACGAGGACGACGACTGGTGGGGGCAGTTGTACGACGACTCCACGGAGGACACGGGACCCACACCCGCCACCGACTCCCTGGACGACCGCTTCGCCTCAGCCGCCGGAACGGTGCGCTCCGCGAGTACGGCGGGGGACACCGGGGGTGCGGGGGAGGGTGTCGGTACGGGCGCTGCCGGCTCGGTGCCGGGCCCCCGGCCCGAACCACCTGGCCCCGACGGCGGCCGGACCGATTGGTGGACCTCGCAGGACGCGCCGCCGACAGCCTCGCCCCCCACCGCCCCGGAAGGCACCGTCCCGCGCCCGCGGGGCGGCCGTGCACCCGACGTCACCCCGGGCACTCATCCGCCGGAACGGCACCGCGCCCCCTGGGAACCGCCGTCGGACACGCCTCCCGACCCCACGAACGTCCCGTCCGGTCCGCTACCACCAGGCTTCGCCGAACGCGCGCCCCACGGCCCCGCCCCCTCCGCGACCGGCGACCACACGCCCACGAAACCACCGCCCGCCGCCTCGAAACCTCCGGCACCCCCCTCCCCACCGGCACCGTCCACCCCACCACCCACGCCCCCGCCTCCGTCCCCGCTGCCACCTCCTCCCGCTCTCCCTCCCCGCCCGACCCCCAAGGACTACGTCGGCTCCGGCCCGCCCACCTACGACGCCCAGCCCACCGCGCTCCCGCTCGCGGACCCGGACGACTTGGACGACCTGGTCGCCGACACCGTCCTGGACGGCGCCCGGTACGGGGCGTTCGCGTTGCGGGCCGTGTCCGTGCGGGGGGACTCCGCGCGGTACCGGGGCGAGCCGCGCCGCGACTCGCTGCTCACCGCCCGCTTCGGCACGGGCGACGACGCCCTGATCCTGGTCGCGATGGCGACCGGCGCCAGAGCGACCCCGGGAGCGCACCGGGCGGCCGCCGAGGTGTGCCGGTGGATCGGGCGGGCCGTGGGCCGCAGTCACGTCCGGCTCGCGCAGGACATAAGGGCGGCCCGGCGCGGCGACCTGAAGTCCGGCCTGCACCGCCTCACCGACCGCAGCCTCGGCCGGCTCCGCGCAGGCGCCGCCGAACAGGGCCTGGAACCGGACGAGTACGCGGCCACCCTGCGCTGTCTGCTCCTGCCCGCCGACCCAGCCTGCCGCACCCGCGTCTTCTTCGGCGTCGGCGCCGGCGGACTGTTCCGGCTGCGCGGCGGCGTGTGGCGGGACATCGAGCCCCGGGTGGGCGAGGTCGCCGGGGAGCCGGTCGTCGGGTTCGGGTCCCTCCCGGCCGAGACGCCCGAGGGCGACCGCCTCACCATGGACCTGGGCATCACGACCCCGCCGAACCCCTACGACCCCGACCCGGACCCCGAACCGCCCCGCGAACCCTTCCGCTTCCGTGCCTCCGTAGCCCGCCCGGGCGACACGCTCCTGATGTGCACCGGCGGCCTGGCCGAACCCCTCCGCGGCGAGCCCGACCTCTCCGCTCACCTGACGGGACGCTGGTCCGGCCCCACCCCGCCCGCCCTCGCCGCCTTCCTCGCCGACACCCAGGTGAGAGTCAAGGGCTACGCCGACGACCGCACGGCGGCGGCAGTCTGGGAGGCCTGA
- a CDS encoding (2Fe-2S)-binding protein translates to MPTAPSATAEAYTRLAKVFPGLTVTELGHAEPFPRGGGWVAAAELAEGGAALEAFLAWDDAQIVRDYDHKARPDVVASFGLHRYAWPACLLITVPWFLHRRVPRLPVTHVSYDRTGDGMRMAVRPPSSFACLPGDPAALLPGARIVGDEEALRAEVRAAIAEHHEPVLAGFGPRARRRGRALWGMVTDEVVEGLWYVAQLLGEDEQRRARRELELLLPGATRPYVGSAAFRELTGPDGAALPTRDRASCCMFYTVRPEDTCATCPRTCDADRVTKLTAAAAS, encoded by the coding sequence ATGCCCACAGCCCCGTCGGCCACAGCGGAGGCCTACACCCGTCTCGCGAAGGTCTTCCCGGGCCTGACCGTCACGGAGCTGGGGCACGCGGAACCGTTCCCCCGGGGCGGCGGCTGGGTCGCCGCGGCCGAGCTCGCGGAGGGCGGAGCCGCGTTGGAGGCGTTCCTCGCCTGGGACGACGCCCAGATCGTCCGCGACTACGACCACAAGGCGCGCCCGGACGTCGTCGCGAGCTTCGGACTGCACCGGTACGCGTGGCCCGCCTGCCTGCTGATCACCGTCCCCTGGTTCCTGCACCGCCGGGTGCCCCGGCTTCCCGTGACGCACGTCTCGTACGACCGCACCGGCGACGGTATGCGGATGGCCGTCCGCCCGCCCTCCTCCTTCGCGTGCCTGCCTGGCGACCCGGCGGCACTGCTGCCCGGCGCCCGGATCGTCGGGGACGAGGAGGCGCTGCGGGCGGAGGTGCGGGCGGCGATAGCCGAGCACCACGAGCCGGTGCTCGCCGGGTTCGGGCCGCGGGCGCGGCGTCGCGGCCGGGCCCTGTGGGGCATGGTGACCGACGAGGTCGTCGAGGGGCTCTGGTACGTCGCCCAACTGCTCGGCGAGGACGAGCAGCGGCGGGCGCGACGGGAACTGGAACTGCTGCTGCCGGGCGCCACCCGGCCGTACGTCGGCTCGGCGGCCTTCCGTGAGCTGACCGGACCGGACGGCGCGGCCCTGCCCACCAGGGACCGGGCGAGCTGCTGCATGTTCTACACGGTGCGCCCCGAGGACACCTGCGCCACCTGCCCGCGCACCTGCGACGCGGACCGCGTCACCAAGCTCACCGCTGCCGCCGCGAGTTGA